From Brevibacterium ihuae, the proteins below share one genomic window:
- a CDS encoding replication-associated recombination protein A — translation MTDLFSQAGVPDSSGAPASSVLDPLAVRMRPRTIEEIVGQDHLTFPGSPLRQLVGARAGDKAGASSLLLWGPPGVGKTTIAHVVSHSSDRRFVELSAITAGVKDVRRVIEQARNDRDLHGRTTVLFLDEIHRFSKAQQDALLPAVENRLVVLIAATTENPSFSVIAPLVSRSLVLTLRPLTDEGIGVLVDRALDHERGLAGTYRVDPAARRAIIALASGDGRRSLTVLEAAAAIAGATAREDDEESVPLITADHVGDAADRALVRYDRAGDQHYDVISAFIKSIRGSDPDAALHYLARMIAAGEDPRFISRRVVIAAAEDIGMADPQALPIAVAAQTAVERIGMPEGRIPLAEAVVYLACAPKSNAAYLGIDRALADIRAGKAGEVPLHLRDAHYPGAEALGHGAGYRYAHDYPHGVAPQEYLPESLAGTRYYEPTTNGAESRMGERLTALRRILGRPED, via the coding sequence ATGACCGACCTCTTCAGCCAGGCGGGCGTCCCGGACTCCTCCGGGGCGCCCGCCTCGTCGGTCCTCGATCCGCTCGCGGTGCGCATGCGGCCGCGCACGATCGAGGAGATCGTCGGGCAGGACCACCTGACGTTCCCCGGCTCGCCGCTCCGGCAGCTCGTCGGCGCCCGCGCCGGCGACAAGGCCGGGGCGAGCTCACTGCTCCTCTGGGGTCCTCCCGGGGTCGGCAAGACGACGATCGCCCACGTCGTCTCCCACTCCTCGGACCGGCGGTTCGTCGAGCTCTCGGCGATCACCGCCGGGGTCAAGGACGTGCGCCGCGTCATCGAGCAGGCCCGGAACGACCGCGACCTCCACGGCCGCACGACGGTCCTCTTCCTCGACGAGATCCATCGCTTCTCCAAGGCCCAGCAGGACGCGCTGCTCCCCGCGGTGGAGAACCGGCTCGTCGTCCTCATCGCCGCGACGACGGAGAACCCGTCGTTCTCCGTCATCGCCCCGCTCGTCTCGCGCTCCCTCGTCCTCACCCTGCGCCCGCTCACCGACGAGGGGATCGGCGTGCTCGTCGACCGGGCGCTCGACCACGAGCGCGGACTCGCCGGCACGTACCGGGTCGACCCCGCGGCGCGCCGGGCGATCATCGCGCTCGCCTCCGGCGACGGCCGCCGCTCGCTCACCGTGCTCGAGGCCGCCGCCGCGATCGCCGGCGCCACCGCTCGGGAGGACGACGAGGAGTCCGTCCCGCTCATCACCGCCGATCACGTCGGCGACGCCGCGGATCGCGCCCTCGTCCGCTATGACCGGGCCGGCGACCAGCACTACGACGTGATCTCCGCCTTCATCAAGTCGATCCGCGGCTCCGATCCCGACGCCGCCCTCCACTACCTCGCCCGGATGATCGCCGCGGGGGAGGACCCGCGCTTCATCAGCCGCCGGGTGGTGATCGCCGCCGCCGAGGACATCGGCATGGCCGATCCGCAGGCGCTGCCGATCGCGGTGGCCGCGCAGACCGCCGTCGAGCGGATCGGGATGCCCGAGGGGCGGATCCCGCTCGCGGAGGCCGTCGTCTATCTCGCCTGCGCGCCGAAGTCGAACGCCGCCTACCTCGGGATCGACCGGGCGCTCGCCGACATCCGGGCCGGGAAGGCCGGCGAGGTCCCCCTCCATCTGCGCGATGCGCACTACCCCGGGGCCGAGGCGCTCGGCCACGGCGCGGGATACCGCTACGCCCACGACTACCCGCACGGCGTCGCCCCGCAGGAGTACCTGCCGGAATCGCTCGCCGGAACGCGCTACTACGAGCCGACGACGAACGGCGCCGAGTCGCGGATGGGCGAACGGCTCACCGCGCTGCGGCGGATCCTCGGCCGCCCCGAGGACTGA
- a CDS encoding dihydrolipoyl dehydrogenase family protein, which translates to MDSAQQTSAPTTDSRTLEVDVLVIGWGKGGKTLARSLGSSGTRVALVEQSESMIGGTCINVACVPTKTLIHQAAMRPEDAAPADWFTTSVEARDALIGKLNARNRELVEEAPDAVIVMGTAAFVDPHTVEVTQGEDRMRIVAGTIVVNTGTVPASPPIPGADSARVYDSTTLQHADPFPERLVIVGGGYIGLEFAGMFAGFGAEVTVVDPGERILPREDEDVAAGVAEHLGSAGVTFRLGSGVSAIEETADGVDVRTEDGGTVAADAVLLAVGRSATTADLGLDRAGIEVDDRGFIRVDDTLRSVSADHVFAVGDINGGPQFTYVSLDDNRIVADQLSGSGERRRSDRVAVPNTMFLTPPLSRVGINEQQAREEGRRVLVAAKPVAAIAAMPRPKILGNPTGMIKVVDDPDTRELLGATVWCVDSQEVINLLALAMRAGVTVDALRDGIWTHPSSTEALNEVLGELAPLAD; encoded by the coding sequence ATGGATTCCGCACAGCAGACCTCCGCACCCACCACCGACTCCCGGACCCTCGAGGTCGACGTCCTCGTCATCGGCTGGGGCAAGGGCGGCAAGACCCTCGCCCGGAGCCTCGGGAGCAGCGGCACCCGGGTCGCGCTCGTCGAGCAGTCGGAGTCGATGATCGGCGGCACGTGCATCAACGTCGCCTGCGTTCCGACGAAGACGCTCATCCACCAGGCGGCCATGAGGCCCGAGGACGCCGCGCCCGCCGACTGGTTCACCACCTCCGTCGAGGCCCGCGATGCGCTCATCGGGAAGCTCAACGCGCGGAACCGCGAACTCGTCGAGGAGGCCCCCGACGCGGTGATCGTCATGGGGACGGCCGCGTTCGTCGATCCGCACACCGTCGAGGTGACGCAGGGGGAGGACCGGATGCGCATCGTCGCGGGGACGATCGTCGTCAACACCGGCACCGTGCCGGCCTCCCCGCCGATCCCCGGCGCCGACTCTGCCCGGGTGTACGACTCGACGACACTCCAGCACGCCGATCCCTTCCCCGAGCGGCTGGTCATCGTCGGCGGCGGGTACATCGGGCTCGAGTTCGCCGGGATGTTCGCCGGATTCGGCGCCGAGGTCACCGTCGTCGACCCGGGGGAGAGGATCCTGCCCCGGGAGGACGAGGACGTCGCGGCCGGCGTCGCCGAGCACCTCGGGTCCGCCGGCGTGACCTTCCGCCTCGGGTCGGGCGTGAGCGCGATCGAGGAGACCGCCGACGGGGTCGACGTGCGCACCGAGGACGGCGGGACCGTCGCCGCCGACGCCGTCCTGCTCGCCGTGGGACGCAGCGCCACGACCGCGGACCTCGGACTCGACCGGGCCGGCATCGAGGTCGACGACCGCGGCTTCATCCGCGTCGACGACACCCTGCGCAGCGTGTCGGCCGACCATGTCTTCGCCGTCGGCGACATCAACGGCGGGCCGCAGTTCACCTACGTCTCCCTCGACGACAACCGGATCGTCGCCGATCAGCTCAGCGGGTCCGGCGAACGGCGCCGCAGCGACCGGGTCGCGGTGCCGAACACGATGTTCCTCACCCCGCCGCTGTCGCGGGTCGGCATCAACGAGCAGCAGGCGCGCGAGGAGGGCCGGCGCGTCCTCGTCGCTGCGAAGCCCGTCGCCGCGATCGCGGCGATGCCGCGCCCCAAGATCCTCGGCAACCCGACCGGGATGATCAAGGTCGTCGACGACCCGGACACCCGCGAGCTGCTCGGTGCGACGGTGTGGTGCGTCGACTCCCAGGAGGTCATCAACCTCCTCGCGCTCGCGATGCGGGCCGGGGTCACCGTCGACGCCCTGCGCGACGGGATCTGGACGCATCCGTCGAGCACCGAGGCGCTCAACGAGGTGCTCGGGGAGCTCGCGCCGCTCGCGGACTGA
- a CDS encoding metalloregulator ArsR/SmtB family transcription factor: MHRRAPPAGTSRRLALHEEPHDEQAXQAPRDAPGGTAGGHEPPTSAQIDVAAETFRMLSSSTRLLIMWFLVQRESDVTGLADASGASVQAVSQHLAKLRLAGLVSSRREGRRIVYVVDDPHVVTMVSEIFDHIAPDGSLAPDPEPRPAGPLSARR; the protein is encoded by the coding sequence ATGCACCGGCGGGCACCGCCGGCGGGCACGAGCCGCCGACTCGCGCTGCACGAGGAACCACATGATGAGCAGGCGNAGCAGGCCCCGCGCGATGCACCGGGGGGCACCGCCGGCGGGCACGAGCCGCCGACGAGCGCGCAGATCGACGTCGCCGCCGAGACCTTCCGCATGCTGTCCTCCTCGACCCGCCTGCTCATCATGTGGTTCCTCGTGCAGCGCGAGTCGGACGTCACCGGGCTCGCCGACGCCTCCGGTGCGAGCGTCCAGGCGGTGTCGCAGCATCTCGCGAAGCTCCGGCTCGCGGGACTCGTGTCCTCGCGCCGCGAGGGCCGCCGGATCGTCTACGTCGTCGACGACCCGCACGTGGTGACGATGGTGAGCGAGATCTTCGACCACATCGCCCCGGACGGCTCGCTCGCGCCCGATCCGGAGCCGCGCCCGGCCGGTCCGCTCAGCGCCCGGCGGTGA
- the aspS gene encoding aspartate--tRNA ligase: protein MLRTHEAGTLSASDVDSTVTLTGWVDRRRDHGGVAFIDLRDASGIVQVVVREQDADLLRNETVIRATGTVSARPEGNANPNLPTGEIEIVDTEVEVLAAAAALPFQVSDHAEDSGHVGEETRLRYRYLDLRRSGPAAALRLRSAANRAARAVLDEHRFLEVETPTLTRSTPEGARDFVVPARLRPGSWYALPQSPQLFKQLLQVAGLERYYQIARCYRDEDFRADRQPEFTQLDIEASFVEQDDVIALAEEILGALWKLIGHEITTPIPRITYHEAMARYGTDKPDLRFALELTELTEFFADTPFRVFQAPYVGAVVYPGGGSLPRRQLDGWQDWAKQRGAKGLAYVLIQEDGTLTGPVAKNISEEEKAGLAAAVGANPGDAVFFAADTPGAARALLGAARREIAARTGLIDADAWSFVWVVDAPLFESADDAEAAGDVAVGSGSWTAVHHAFTAPKLEFMDTFDTDPGSALAYAYDIVCNGNEIGGGSIRIHRPDVQARVFDVMGIGAEEAREKFGFLLDAFSFGAPPHGGIAFGWDRIVSLLAGADSIREVIAFPKSGGGYDPLTDAPAPITPEQRAEAGVDFDPEAEDG, encoded by the coding sequence GTGCTGAGAACCCACGAGGCGGGCACGCTGAGTGCCTCGGACGTCGATTCCACCGTCACCCTCACCGGCTGGGTCGACCGGCGCCGGGATCACGGAGGCGTCGCCTTCATCGATCTGCGCGACGCCTCGGGCATCGTGCAGGTGGTCGTGCGCGAACAGGACGCGGATCTGCTCCGCAACGAGACCGTGATCAGGGCGACCGGCACGGTCTCCGCACGGCCGGAGGGCAACGCCAACCCCAACCTGCCGACCGGTGAGATCGAGATCGTCGACACCGAGGTCGAGGTGCTCGCCGCGGCTGCGGCGCTCCCGTTCCAGGTGTCCGACCACGCCGAGGACTCCGGACACGTGGGGGAGGAGACGCGCCTGCGGTACCGCTACCTCGACCTGCGCCGGTCGGGTCCCGCCGCCGCGCTCCGACTCCGCTCCGCGGCCAACCGCGCCGCCCGGGCGGTGCTCGACGAGCACCGCTTCCTCGAGGTCGAGACGCCCACGCTCACCCGCTCCACCCCGGAGGGCGCGCGCGACTTCGTCGTGCCGGCCCGCCTGCGCCCGGGCAGCTGGTACGCCCTCCCGCAGTCCCCGCAGCTCTTCAAGCAGCTCCTCCAGGTCGCCGGCCTCGAGCGCTACTACCAGATCGCGCGGTGCTACCGCGATGAGGACTTCCGGGCCGACCGGCAGCCGGAGTTCACCCAGCTCGACATCGAGGCCTCGTTCGTCGAGCAGGACGACGTCATCGCGCTCGCCGAGGAGATCCTCGGCGCGCTGTGGAAGCTCATCGGCCACGAGATCACCACCCCGATCCCGCGGATCACCTACCACGAGGCGATGGCGCGCTACGGCACCGACAAGCCCGACCTCCGCTTCGCACTCGAGCTCACCGAGCTCACCGAGTTCTTCGCCGACACCCCGTTCCGCGTGTTCCAGGCCCCCTACGTCGGCGCCGTGGTGTACCCCGGCGGCGGCTCGCTGCCGCGCCGCCAGCTCGACGGCTGGCAGGACTGGGCCAAGCAGCGCGGGGCCAAGGGCCTCGCCTACGTGCTCATCCAGGAGGACGGCACGCTCACCGGCCCGGTCGCCAAGAACATCTCCGAGGAGGAGAAGGCAGGGCTCGCCGCGGCCGTCGGCGCGAACCCCGGCGACGCGGTGTTCTTCGCCGCCGACACCCCCGGTGCGGCGCGCGCGCTGCTCGGCGCGGCGCGGCGCGAGATCGCAGCGCGCACCGGCCTCATCGACGCGGACGCCTGGTCGTTCGTGTGGGTCGTCGACGCACCGCTCTTCGAGTCCGCCGACGACGCAGAGGCGGCCGGCGACGTCGCGGTGGGCTCCGGCAGCTGGACCGCCGTGCACCACGCGTTCACCGCGCCCAAGCTGGAGTTCATGGACACCTTCGACACCGATCCCGGGTCCGCCCTCGCCTACGCCTACGACATCGTGTGCAACGGCAACGAGATCGGCGGCGGATCGATCCGCATCCACCGCCCGGACGTGCAGGCGCGCGTCTTCGACGTCATGGGCATCGGCGCGGAGGAGGCCCGAGAGAAGTTCGGCTTCCTGCTCGACGCGTTCAGCTTCGGCGCCCCGCCCCACGGCGGCATCGCCTTCGGCTGGGACCGGATCGTCAGCCTGCTCGCCGGGGCCGACTCCATCCGCGAGGTCATCGCCTTCCCCAAGTCCGGGGGCGGCTACGACCCGCTCACCGACGCCCCGGCGCCGATCACCCCCGAGCAGCGCGCAGAGGCGGGCGTCGACTTCGACCCCGAGGCCGAGGACGGATGA